In the Drosophila biarmipes strain raj3 chromosome X, RU_DBia_V1.1, whole genome shotgun sequence genome, one interval contains:
- the LOC108023480 gene encoding obg-like ATPase 1, producing MPPKKHDEPERKPLIGRIGTNLRIGIVGVPNVGKSTFFNVLTQSAAPAENFPFCTIKPNESRVPVPDERFDYLVDYHKPASVVPAYLNVVDIAGLVKGAAEGQGLGNDFLSHISACDAIFHLCRAFEDPDVTHVEGEVDPVRDLEIISEELRLKDEENLLKNLDKLEKVVARGGDKKLKPEYDSMVKIKEILVDQKRHLRFEDWNAHDIEALNKYLFLTSKPVIYLVNLSDKDFIRKKNKWLPKIKEWIDKNDPGALLIPFSGAFEQQLSEKDELERKAYETETKCKSMLEKIIVTGYKGLQLEYFFTAGPDEVKAWTVQKGTKAPQAAGRIHTDFEKGFIMAEVMHFEDFKSEGSEANAKAAGKYRQQGRNYTVEDGDIIFFKFNAGAGLKDAKKK from the exons ATGCCGCCGAAGAAGCACGACGAGCCGGAGCGCAAGCCGCTGATCGGCAGAATCGGCACCAACCTGCGAATCGGCATCGTCGGCGTCCCCAACGTGGGCAAGTCCACCTTCTTCAACGTCCTGACCCAGAGCGCCGCCCCCGCGGAGAACTTCCCCTTCTGCACCATCAAGCCGAATGAGA GTCGTGTCCCCGTGCCCGATGAGCGGTTCGACTACCTGGTGGACTACCACAAGCCGGCTAG tgTGGTGCCCGCCTATCTGAACGTCGTGGACATTGCCGGCCTGGTCAAGGGCGCCGCCGAGGGTCAGGGTCTGGGCAACGACTTCCTCTCGCACATCAGCGCCTGCGATGCCATCTTCCACCTGTGCCGCGCCTTCGAGGACCCGGATGTGACCCACGTCGAGGGCGAGGTGGACCCCGTGCGCGACCTGGAGATCATCTCCGAGGAGCTGCGCCTCAAGGACGAGGAGAATCTCCTCAAGAACCTGGACAAACTGGAGAAGGTGGTGGCCCGCGGCGGCGACAAGAAGCTGAAGCCCGAATACGACTCGATGGTCAAGATCAAGGAGATCCTCGTCGACCAGAAGCGTCATCTGCGCTTCGAGGACTGGAACGCCCATGAT ATTGAGGCGCTGAACAAGTATCTGTTCCTGACCTCCAAGCCGGTCATCTACCTGGTGAACCTCTCCGACAAGGACTTCATCCGCAAGAAGAACAAGTGGCTGCCGAAGATCAAGGAGTGGATCGACAAGAACGATCCAGGAGCCCTGCTGATCCCCTTCTCCGGGGCCTTCGAGCAGCAGCTGTCCGAGAAGGACGAGCTGGAGCGCAAGGCCTACGAGACGGAGACCAAGTGCAAGAGCATGCTGGAGAAGATCATCGTGACGGGCTACAAGGGCCTGCAGCTGGAGTACTTCTTCACCGCCGGACCGGATGAGGTGAAGGCCTGGACCGTGCAGAAGGGCACCAAGGCCCCGCAGGCCGCCGGTCGGATTCACACCGATTTCGAGAAGGGCTTCATCATGGCCGAGGTGATGCACTTCGAGGACTTCAAGTCGGAGGGCAGCGAGGCGAATGCCAAGGCCGCCGGCAAGTACCGCCAGCAGGGACGCAACTACACCGTCGAGGACGGCGACATCATCTTCTTCAAGTTCAACGCCGGCGCCGGCCTGAAGGACGCCAAGAAGAAATGA